In the Plasmodium sp. gorilla clade G2 genome assembly, chromosome: 12 genome, tatatatatattatacatatttattattgtgCTTTTTTAAAAGCCTAACTACTAGATATCACGTGAAATACCAATATTCACGAACACactcaaaatattttatcatttagtATAAATATCAATGAATTAAGAATTTGATAAAAGAAtcaaatgttatatattatctaatgTATATTCTTTGAAAACaatcataattataaacaatataataacataaaaataatatatatatatatatatatatatatatatcattataacataattttatatattttgcaaTCCACCTAATTATTAGCTTGTTTTTAGACGGATCTCttacatataaaaagattttaattttttatttattcatattttattaattacatctctataatattcatatgtaatttatttatttgggTAAATTTCACAAAATTGTTTCAAGAGCAAAACGATTGAATATTACTATAAAagtatattcaaaaaaaaaaaaaaaaaaaaaattaaataataaaataaataaatatatatatatatatatatatattatttattttatatttatatatatatacaaagtagaattttttaatagaaatatataaatgtaaataaatttttttttttttttttttactcttTTATTTTGCTttcttacatatatattcaatatttatttattaatttattcattttatttttgtatttcataaaataagGCTTAAAATAtcttatatgttatataaaaaatgctatatatattaataaaaaaaattctgaaaaaaaaaaaaatataagaaaaaattatacatacataatatatgtttttttttattattttaatataatattatttgttcttttttattttatatataaagatattttttattattattgtgtgtactcgaatttttttttggaatttaaaaatagtataataagtgaaatatataaaaaattattcacacatatatgaaaaagaaaaaaaaaaaaaaaaatttaattattatcatataaatatatttatgtgtgaattgataaaaatattaagttCCTAAAttcctttaaaaaataaaagaagataaaAGTGTTctcatttataaaaaaatggcTGATagaaaatcaaataaaaatgcaGTTGTAAAAAATGTAGATATGACAGAAGAAATGCAAATTGATGCTATTGATTGTGCTAATCAGGccttacaaaaatataacgTCGAAAAAGATATTGCTgcacatattaaaaaagaatttgaTAGAAAATATGACCCAACTTGGCACTGTGTTGTAGGAAGAAATTTTGGATCTTATGTAACTCATGAAaccaaaaattttatatatttttatataggaCAAGTagctatattattatttaaatctgGATGAAGTATAACctttataataatgacaTGACCAATTTGATCTTTAAATCGTTTGCccatttaaataaaacaatatatatatatatatataagtgttACAACattcaaaaagaaaaacaaattaagaataaatttttatttataaaaagttcattattcttttttcttttataattgaattttttttttttttttccaaaacttatttatttatttacacatataaaaaaaatatatatattaaaatatgtgtgaccatttttatataaatatatttgtctATATGTCTTAATATttattgatattttttttttttttttttttattcctttttatatgTGCATCAAAAATGAACATCATTTGAAAagttatacatttatatataacacatatatgtattctcccccctattttattatttttttttctttattctttttaaataagtATGAATACttgacataaaaaaaaaaaaaaaatatatttatatatatatattatataaataatatataaatataaggaatattatattacaccATTTCcatcttttaaatattctatTAATTTCATATCAATATGATATTTccaatatatacaaatatacaagtatttttaattataaaatggtTTATAAGGTTTTTTTACTAAACCATAAACAACAACtatatgtgaaaaaaaaaaaaataaataaataaaataattaattttaaatgtatACAACATTTGTTacaataaacataaaaactaaacaaaatataagaaaaaaaaaggataaataatatttcattaaataaaaaaaaaaaaaaaaattataaagccaaaaaaattaaaatgctAAAAGCAGCGCACCAATTTTgagtcttttttttttctttttttttttttttttgaattatagCTGTATATAAAAACTAGCTAAAAAAAggtaaaatttttattctcTTGTTCTTTcaatatctatatttttggttagtaaatatattttcatatcgATTTCCAAATCTCCAATAAATTGTTTATCAGTAGTCAATGCCATCATTAATCCACCGAAGGAAGCATATACAGTcctaaaaaaaattgataaaaatataaaataaataaataaataaatatgtatatatatatatatatatatatatatatataataaatattaccaATTAATAATGTAAcacttttaataaaaaagtatatgTAAGGTAGAggttaaaaaattaaaaatttatataaatgttcataaaaataaaaaaaaaatacatagttaaatacatatagagtttattatattatacatatacacattaacacattaatatttatatattcttcatatttataagctattattaaattaaaccTTCTTTCAGATGATAATTCttcaaatttaaaaattcttccactcataatatattcaatattatttaatggaacattttcattttgttccCAACTCTTTTCATCATTTCTATTTAACAATTTATCTTGAAGAGCTAAATAAATAGcctaaaaaaattttaatatatataatataaatatataaaatattgttaataaaataaacacataaataaatatgtagaaCTATacagataataaaataatccctttcttttttcttttttctttttttgaatattacctttttttcttcaaccCTGAACAATTCAGAATGAACATCAAGTATTAACTCTGCATCATAACCTGTACTTTTTGCTTTAATTCTGCTCACTTTTTCAAATTTTGAATTATCTACACTACTTATAACAAAACGATCTTCAAATAAAATGTTTGAtgccattttttttttatatcactaatatatatatattatatatatatattttttaagtcaatatcaaaattttacaaattatatacaattttttattaaacaatatttttgcatttatttgaaaattttttttatagattcgttattctatataaaatttggaaatttttaaacattactcattatataatatttatttttatttcaaaaaaaaaaaaaaaaaaaaaaaaaaaaagtcggATTCCTgttgttttaaaaatatatctattattAAAGGAAtagataatttttattaataaataataaaatcgAATACAATgtaaaaagaacaaaaactTTAAATTtggaaagaaatattattaatatattaataaaatttaaatagaatatatttgtaatatatatatatatataagccaataataaaaattagttatataaaatatatattaataggtTCTCcatataaatagaaaaaaattatacatattatatatatatatatatatataagttaattatattatatatataatatatgtaaatatgttatattattattgtggaaaaattttttaaaggcacaacgttttattttttaataaacaaaaattatattaagattaaaaatatttttttatttcatataaaatatgcatacataaatattttgataaaattaattgttattttattattttattttttttttatttttgtcttCACTTTTGctttctttaaatatttttataaagcTTAATAATTACTAAAATGTTTGAAGAAACATACTATTAggataaacaaaaatattttcatatattaacaatattgtttatataacaattatatttcttattagttttaattttaaaacgTTTATATccaaaaaaatagaaatgatAAACCATGTAACTAAGTTGTAATGtcttaaaaatatgttaataaaaaaaaaaaatagtataataatattaacaagAATGAAAAATGAATGGTGTAAATATGttcaaatataaatgtttttatatatcattgaattttataagaaaaatggAGTACAtctatacaaatattatatatatatatatatatatatcatatataataataaaaaaaaaaaaaaaaaaaaaaaaaaaaaaacgtaaaaaataaaaataaaataaaataaaaaa is a window encoding:
- a CDS encoding dynein light chain 1, putative, with amino-acid sequence MADRKSNKNAVVKNVDMTEEMQIDAIDCANQALQKYNVEKDIAAHIKKEFDRKYDPTWHCVVGRNFGSYVTHETKNFIYFYIGQVAILLFKSG
- a CDS encoding RNA polymerase subunit 8c, putative, translating into MASNILFEDRFVISSVDNSKFEKVSRIKAKSTGYDAELILDVHSELFRVEEKKAIYLALQDKLLNRNDEKSWEQNENVPLNNIEYIMSGRIFKFEELSSERRTVYASFGGLMMALTTDKQFIGDLEIDMKIYLLTKNIDIERTRE